In one Phosphitispora fastidiosa genomic region, the following are encoded:
- a CDS encoding MarR family winged helix-turn-helix transcriptional regulator, translating to MYPYQEFSELFPQVMVYMGPKIYGDADITAQQFRVLRIIGRGSVTVGEISNHINSKLSAAARLLRRMEIKGWIVKRQDEQDRRVFWLELTSEGRKFMETLGRRRDRVIEEMFERLSPEEQETIVRGIKLLLKSLAEE from the coding sequence ATGTATCCATATCAGGAATTCAGCGAACTCTTCCCCCAGGTAATGGTTTATATGGGACCTAAGATTTACGGGGATGCTGATATTACCGCACAGCAGTTTCGGGTCCTGCGCATAATTGGCCGCGGGTCGGTGACTGTAGGGGAAATATCAAACCATATCAACAGTAAGCTGTCAGCTGCTGCCAGACTTCTCCGGAGGATGGAGATTAAAGGCTGGATAGTAAAGAGACAGGATGAACAAGACCGGCGGGTTTTTTGGCTGGAGCTGACTTCCGAAGGCAGAAAATTTATGGAAACACTTGGCAGGCGCAGGGACAGGGTTATTGAAGAGATGTTTGAGAGATTGTCTCCGGAAGAACAGGAAACCATTGTCAGGGGAATAAAACTGCTGCTTAAATCCCTGGCTGAGGAATAA
- a CDS encoding B12-binding domain-containing radical SAM protein produces the protein MKITIIFARYPFSERSPVLPPILEYLAALTLQADPSAEVELIDANKTPVNPAQLNTDLVAVSTMTVTAPWAYRFADECRLRGLRVVMGGIHPTILPGEAASHADAVVIGEAESVWPELLGDAKAGKLKGIYRGRKMALEGIPIPYDSDLKRDYRFRAFFTMRGCPYSCRFCSVPGVYGKSMRYRPVYEAAAEIESRAGKIWFNGDDNIWGGDIKRNLNLFEELSQGTKKRWYGFGDLKTVQQDYGDRLLAAAGRSGLFSVMAGWESNSEAGLRYFGAAGKQGSDRVEAIKRIQSHGIYVVLFVVVGGRYDDIESFRRTLEIADSLNVGIHPILLMPLPGTELFEEYRDYLLPGQGWESFTGINAVFEHPDPKMTAFRREEEYHRLRRELYSLRRVVKRISRIPLKGFPSTHLLSFMKEIGMHLEMKKAQNAWQKKSLHM, from the coding sequence ATGAAAATAACTATAATTTTTGCCAGGTATCCGTTTTCGGAACGGTCTCCGGTACTCCCGCCAATACTGGAATATCTGGCGGCGCTTACCCTTCAGGCTGACCCGTCGGCTGAAGTTGAGCTGATTGATGCCAATAAGACCCCGGTTAATCCGGCACAACTGAACACCGACCTTGTAGCTGTCAGCACGATGACAGTCACCGCCCCCTGGGCATACCGCTTTGCTGATGAATGCCGCCTGAGGGGGCTTCGCGTGGTAATGGGAGGGATTCACCCCACAATTCTTCCCGGAGAGGCAGCGAGTCATGCCGATGCTGTGGTTATCGGAGAGGCCGAGTCTGTTTGGCCGGAGTTGCTGGGCGATGCCAAAGCAGGAAAACTCAAAGGCATTTACCGGGGCCGGAAGATGGCGCTGGAGGGTATTCCTATTCCCTATGACAGTGATCTGAAAAGGGACTACCGGTTCCGGGCTTTTTTTACCATGAGGGGCTGCCCATATAGCTGCAGGTTCTGCAGCGTACCCGGCGTTTACGGTAAATCAATGCGCTATCGCCCGGTTTATGAAGCTGCTGCAGAGATAGAATCACGTGCGGGTAAAATATGGTTTAACGGTGATGACAATATCTGGGGTGGGGACATTAAGAGAAATTTAAACCTGTTTGAGGAATTGTCACAGGGTACGAAGAAGCGCTGGTACGGATTTGGGGATTTGAAAACCGTTCAGCAGGATTATGGTGACCGCTTACTTGCTGCGGCAGGGAGAAGCGGGCTTTTTTCAGTAATGGCCGGGTGGGAGAGCAATTCTGAGGCCGGGTTGAGATACTTCGGGGCGGCGGGTAAGCAGGGCTCGGACAGGGTCGAAGCTATTAAGCGCATCCAAAGCCATGGCATATATGTTGTCCTTTTTGTAGTAGTGGGCGGCAGGTATGATGACATTGAAAGCTTTAGAAGAACTCTGGAGATTGCCGACTCCCTGAATGTGGGCATCCATCCGATTCTGCTGATGCCTCTTCCCGGGACCGAACTTTTTGAAGAATACCGGGATTATCTGCTGCCGGGACAGGGATGGGAGTCTTTCACCGGTATCAATGCTGTATTTGAGCATCCTGATCCCAAAATGACGGCGTTCAGACGGGAAGAGGAATACCACCGGCTGCGCCGCGAGCTCTACAGCTTGAGAAGAGTGGTTAAGAGAATTTCCAGGATACCTCTGAAAGGTTTCCCGTCAACCCATTTGCTCAGTTTTATGAAGGAAATTGGCATGCATCTGGAAATGAAGAAGGCTCAAAATGCATGGCAGAAAAAATCTTTACATATGTAA
- a CDS encoding acyl-protein synthetase yields MGENPVAREDLDREILDFIEKGIGYHDEEMFNNLALKEFNHQYYGNQIYQNLCRSKGVSPGAVIHWSEIPPLPTNAFKEAVIASFPLSETELSLLTSGTTDPHARGKIYRDKNSLEMIKRCNYMLTKEFVFPDVERMRIMLLVPSPKAAPGMPMAYGLEQAKNEFGTADSKYYITPNGLEVSELISDLREAEEKGDPICVMGATSGFVFFYNQCSEQGIRFALPPGSRVCDGGGYQGTFGDCSRERFYQVVNDLLGIPAHFCVNTLGMGESGTNYFDNVLRDYLDGITAGERYKCDLPWTRTIVVGIRTGQRMPKGELGLIRHYDLTNRATVLAVQTDNIGYETERGFEILGRSVNVPGYDLQLPGGTLKDWILGTGGGHPCSTVADGMIRMKEQ; encoded by the coding sequence ATGGGAGAAAATCCTGTGGCCAGAGAAGATCTGGACAGAGAGATTCTCGATTTTATAGAAAAGGGTATCGGCTATCATGATGAAGAGATGTTTAATAATCTGGCATTAAAGGAGTTTAATCATCAGTATTATGGAAACCAAATATATCAAAACCTGTGCCGGTCCAAGGGGGTTAGCCCTGGGGCCGTTATTCACTGGTCAGAGATACCACCACTGCCCACAAATGCATTCAAGGAGGCCGTGATTGCATCATTTCCTCTGTCTGAGACCGAGCTTTCCCTTTTGACCAGCGGTACTACTGATCCACATGCCAGAGGTAAGATATACAGGGATAAAAACAGCCTTGAGATGATTAAACGCTGTAATTATATGCTTACCAAGGAGTTCGTTTTTCCTGATGTTGAGCGGATGCGAATAATGCTTTTAGTGCCGTCTCCTAAGGCAGCTCCGGGTATGCCCATGGCTTATGGTCTGGAACAGGCAAAGAATGAATTTGGGACGGCAGACAGTAAGTACTATATAACGCCAAATGGTCTGGAAGTATCTGAACTGATATCAGACCTCAGGGAGGCAGAGGAAAAGGGCGATCCTATATGTGTGATGGGGGCTACTTCAGGATTTGTGTTTTTTTACAACCAATGCTCTGAACAGGGAATTCGTTTTGCACTGCCACCCGGAAGCCGGGTATGTGACGGCGGCGGCTATCAGGGCACTTTTGGCGATTGTTCCCGGGAACGGTTTTACCAGGTGGTCAATGATCTGCTGGGAATCCCTGCACACTTCTGTGTAAATACTCTGGGCATGGGTGAGAGTGGGACAAATTATTTTGACAATGTACTTCGGGACTACCTGGATGGGATAACCGCAGGGGAGCGCTATAAATGTGACCTGCCCTGGACCAGGACGATAGTTGTGGGAATTAGGACCGGTCAGCGCATGCCCAAAGGGGAACTGGGCCTTATCAGGCATTATGACCTGACCAACAGGGCAACCGTTTTGGCTGTGCAGACCGACAATATAGGTTACGAAACAGAACGGGGCTTTGAAATACTGGGGCGTTCCGTAAACGTCCCGGGTTATGATCTCCAGCTGCCCGGAGGAACCCTGAAAGACTGGATCCTGGGCACTGGCGGCGGGCACCCCTGTTCCACAGTGGCAGACGGGATGATAAGGATGAAAGAGCAATGA
- a CDS encoding cytochrome c biogenesis protein, protein MSSVETQLVLLWLAVSFCFLATVCFFSALSFKKEQLQNYGVTCAHIAILPMAAALVLRWIQTGHVPSIGAYEVYTIYAGGVLLFYNVIQFWKPKVTIAGTVVLPVVTLMTGIGVMSSTELTELPKTYFTYWLGIHMLFATLALGGVLVAAGLSIAYLIKGRQEAGGRVNPLLEKLPDLDRLDYMGHRITLFAFLMIGIMIASGAVWAYKSWGRYWGWDPIETWSLISWLVYGLYLHLRLTGIKGKLASWLHIAVIAVVVFSFYGAPYLYPTIHDRFVDANSIYLQGSD, encoded by the coding sequence ATGAGTAGTGTAGAGACTCAGTTGGTATTGTTATGGTTAGCAGTCAGCTTTTGTTTTTTGGCCACAGTTTGTTTTTTCAGCGCCCTGAGTTTTAAAAAGGAACAGCTGCAGAACTACGGGGTTACCTGTGCCCATATTGCTATTTTGCCGATGGCGGCAGCCTTGGTCCTGCGCTGGATACAAACCGGACATGTCCCCAGTATTGGGGCTTATGAAGTGTACACCATATATGCCGGAGGGGTCCTTTTATTTTATAATGTTATTCAATTTTGGAAACCAAAGGTTACCATTGCCGGGACTGTAGTCCTGCCTGTGGTGACCCTGATGACCGGGATCGGTGTGATGAGTTCAACTGAGCTTACTGAACTGCCCAAGACTTATTTCACCTACTGGCTGGGAATTCACATGCTGTTTGCCACTCTGGCTCTTGGCGGAGTCCTGGTAGCCGCTGGTTTGAGTATTGCCTACCTGATTAAGGGGCGGCAGGAAGCAGGAGGCAGAGTCAATCCTTTACTGGAAAAACTGCCGGATTTGGACAGGCTGGACTACATGGGCCACCGGATTACCCTTTTTGCGTTTCTGATGATTGGCATTATGATTGCCTCAGGAGCGGTATGGGCTTATAAGTCATGGGGCCGTTACTGGGGCTGGGATCCTATCGAAACGTGGTCTCTGATCAGCTGGCTGGTTTATGGACTTTACCTGCATTTAAGATTAACCGGCATCAAAGGGAAGCTGGCTTCCTGGCTGCATATAGCTGTAATTGCTGTTGTGGTGTTTTCATTTTATGGTGCGCCGTATCTGTACCCAACTATTCACGACAGGTTTGTTGATGCCAATAGCATATACCTGCAGGGGTCAGACTAA
- a CDS encoding cytochrome c biogenesis protein ResB translates to MAVKRHLVKVWTLAKSKVLAIVLIFIISAAVTVDAFELMGRWDPSTVPQTGNVFRYWWFKALAAVLLVNLAVCTADRFIRQLRSKGRVLSRWGSVVFHAGLAVIIVGTLVSGSYRTYCTIKLIEGDTKQIPYRALIAEEQSTRGLAADINIRAGEPDISFTLDKQEMTFNNSGGIKEILSHLTISDKTGPDRGYGVADLEQFSYRGLYMFPNAYGYAVIISARSSEGKTEKITIPLQTKEFSDGIRSYSAKNLQIASLPNLLSVNFYTDIAVDGKAAKSINRSNRLENPGLFITASNNNEIMAQEIVPLGGTVQLGGYTLTFEQVKPWTELLAVYDPGANPVFAGIIMAISGLSIVMLSRPFPAVKSRSM, encoded by the coding sequence ATGGCTGTAAAGCGGCATCTGGTAAAAGTATGGACTTTAGCCAAATCCAAGGTTCTGGCAATAGTGTTAATTTTCATCATCTCTGCTGCAGTTACTGTGGATGCCTTTGAACTGATGGGCCGCTGGGACCCTTCAACTGTTCCCCAGACCGGAAACGTATTCCGCTATTGGTGGTTTAAGGCATTAGCGGCTGTCCTGTTGGTTAATCTTGCAGTATGTACAGCAGACAGGTTCATCAGGCAGCTTAGATCAAAAGGCAGAGTTTTGAGCCGTTGGGGTTCGGTGGTATTTCACGCCGGCTTGGCAGTGATAATTGTTGGGACCCTGGTTAGCGGTTCTTACCGGACATATTGTACGATTAAACTGATTGAAGGTGACACCAAACAGATACCTTACCGGGCATTGATTGCTGAGGAGCAGTCTACCCGCGGCCTGGCAGCGGATATCAACATTCGCGCCGGCGAACCGGATATCAGCTTTACTCTGGACAAACAAGAGATGACATTTAATAATTCAGGGGGAATCAAAGAGATATTATCACACCTGACCATATCTGATAAAACCGGTCCTGACAGGGGTTACGGTGTGGCTGATTTGGAACAGTTTTCCTACCGGGGCCTGTATATGTTTCCCAATGCCTATGGCTATGCGGTAATAATTAGCGCCAGGAGCAGTGAGGGGAAAACAGAGAAGATTACTATACCATTACAGACCAAAGAGTTTTCAGATGGTATCAGGTCTTATTCCGCAAAAAACCTGCAGATAGCTTCTTTACCCAACCTTTTGTCCGTGAACTTCTACACTGATATAGCTGTTGACGGAAAAGCCGCAAAATCGATTAACAGGTCAAACCGGTTGGAAAACCCCGGACTGTTTATTACGGCGAGCAATAATAATGAGATTATGGCACAGGAAATCGTGCCTCTGGGAGGAACTGTCCAACTTGGCGGTTACACCCTGACTTTTGAGCAGGTAAAACCCTGGACGGAATTGCTGGCGGTTTATGACCCGGGAGCTAACCCGGTATTTGCCGGAATTATTATGGCCATTTCCGGACTCTCAATCGTCATGTTAAGCCGGCCATTTCCCGCTGTGAAGAGCCGAAGTATGTAA
- a CDS encoding substrate-binding domain-containing protein produces MKKRSVIIRMILVTTLLTAMAVYAWQHEGQAASPGKEKYRVGQRDIIIGDDGNTIAGDYVDPTSKGGGVKTIYLAFTCVSNKPLFNEIIPAFKEYWYQKTGEQVRFEAGYSTLDFDKIATKVNGESAHVLISTSAHDSIRRGYETTRWQKEANRGVVYSTPVVFLVRQGNPKGIYTYEDLTRPEVMVVHPNPINAAGFWPVYGIYGSALKGSEVETGRRDKQAALELLRKVEQNTVYNSSTSLGAGIQFLEHEVGDVLLWFESRALTTARKDDSVEMVIPPNTVMADLTVYKMKKIKNEEYEALINEFIDFLFTADSQNSFAKFGFRPSDEKVLKKHKEFISLENSFPVDYLGNATQLKKELVLDKWVKINNARKGPKNTPRYDIEAIGEVTEDVYAGSGQE; encoded by the coding sequence ATGAAAAAAAGGTCTGTTATCATTAGAATGATTCTTGTAACCACCCTGCTGACCGCAATGGCGGTTTACGCGTGGCAGCATGAGGGCCAGGCAGCCTCTCCCGGAAAAGAGAAGTACAGGGTTGGACAGAGGGATATTATCATCGGGGACGATGGCAATACAATTGCCGGGGACTATGTTGACCCCACCTCTAAAGGCGGCGGTGTCAAAACCATTTATCTGGCCTTTACCTGTGTCAGCAATAAACCACTCTTTAATGAAATCATACCTGCTTTTAAAGAATACTGGTATCAGAAAACAGGAGAGCAGGTAAGGTTTGAGGCCGGTTATTCCACACTGGACTTTGATAAGATTGCCACCAAGGTTAATGGGGAATCGGCTCATGTACTTATTTCGACTTCAGCTCATGACTCTATCAGAAGAGGTTATGAAACCACCAGGTGGCAGAAGGAAGCCAACCGTGGCGTTGTATACAGTACCCCTGTTGTTTTTCTGGTGCGCCAGGGAAATCCCAAGGGAATTTATACTTATGAGGATCTGACGCGACCGGAGGTAATGGTCGTTCACCCCAATCCAATAAATGCAGCAGGTTTCTGGCCTGTTTACGGTATCTATGGTTCAGCGCTCAAGGGTTCTGAGGTGGAAACCGGTCGCAGGGACAAGCAGGCTGCCCTGGAATTACTCCGGAAGGTGGAGCAAAATACTGTATATAATTCGAGTACTTCACTCGGAGCCGGAATTCAGTTTCTGGAACATGAAGTCGGTGATGTTCTCCTCTGGTTTGAGAGCAGGGCCCTTACTACAGCCAGAAAAGATGATTCAGTGGAAATGGTTATCCCGCCAAATACGGTGATGGCAGACCTGACAGTGTATAAGATGAAAAAAATCAAGAATGAGGAATATGAAGCGCTGATCAACGAGTTTATTGATTTTCTGTTTACCGCAGATTCCCAGAATAGCTTTGCCAAGTTCGGCTTCCGTCCTTCCGATGAAAAAGTACTGAAAAAACACAAAGAATTCATCTCTTTGGAAAATTCCTTTCCTGTAGACTACCTGGGTAATGCTACCCAGCTAAAAAAAGAGCTGGTCCTTGATAAGTGGGTCAAAATAAACAATGCCAGGAAAGGTCCGAAAAACACCCCGAGATATGATATCGAGGCTATTGGAGAAGTTACAGAAGATGTTTATGCCGGTTCGGGACAGGAGTAG